Proteins encoded together in one Kitasatospora albolonga window:
- a CDS encoding proteinase: MKTRRLLRTFAIGIGTAGLLVSGCSGGGSSPSASATGTAAPEGLSSYYAQKLSWRDCGVEGFECTTMKAPRDYGKPGDGDIDLAVSRKKATGPGERIGSLLVNPGGPGGSAIEYLQGYAALGYPAQVRARYDMVAIDPRGVARSEPVECLTGKEMDAFTQVDQTPDDEAEVRKLTAAFEKFAQGCEKRSGEILPYVSTVDTARDMDVLRSLLGDEKLHYVGASYGTFLGATYADLFPERAGRLVLDGAMDPSLPAVDMNRDQTAGFEGAFQSFAADCVKQPDCPLGTTSTADAAAELKQLFKDLDAKPIPTGDEDRKLGESLAITGVIAAMYDEAAWPQLREALEGARRSDGSGLLSLADSYYERGPDGNYANLMFANAAVNCLDLPPAFDGPDAVEKAVPDFEKASPVFGRGFAWASLNCAYWPTEATGTPHRTEAKGAAPIVVVGTTRDPATPYKWSQSLAAQLDSGTLLTYDGDGHTAYGRGSDCIDTAINTYLLEGTPPPNGKKCR; encoded by the coding sequence ATGAAGACCAGGCGCCTGCTCCGTACCTTCGCCATCGGGATCGGCACTGCCGGCCTGCTCGTCTCCGGCTGCAGCGGCGGCGGCTCGTCGCCGAGCGCCTCCGCGACCGGCACGGCCGCCCCCGAGGGGCTGTCGTCCTACTACGCGCAGAAGCTGAGCTGGCGCGACTGCGGGGTGGAGGGGTTCGAGTGCACGACGATGAAGGCGCCGAGGGACTACGGCAAGCCGGGTGACGGCGACATCGACCTCGCCGTCTCCCGCAAGAAGGCGACGGGCCCCGGCGAGCGGATCGGCTCGCTCCTGGTGAACCCGGGTGGCCCCGGCGGCTCCGCGATCGAGTATCTCCAGGGGTACGCGGCGCTGGGCTACCCGGCCCAGGTCAGGGCGCGGTACGACATGGTGGCCATCGACCCGCGCGGGGTGGCCCGCAGCGAACCGGTGGAGTGCCTGACGGGCAAGGAGATGGACGCCTTCACGCAGGTCGACCAGACACCGGACGACGAGGCGGAGGTCCGGAAGCTCACCGCCGCCTTCGAGAAGTTCGCCCAGGGCTGCGAGAAGCGGTCCGGCGAGATCCTCCCGTACGTATCCACCGTCGACACGGCCCGTGACATGGACGTGCTGCGGTCCCTGCTCGGCGACGAGAAGCTGCACTACGTGGGCGCCTCGTACGGAACGTTCCTGGGCGCCACGTACGCGGACCTCTTCCCGGAGCGGGCCGGGCGCCTGGTCCTGGACGGCGCGATGGACCCTTCCCTCCCGGCCGTCGACATGAACCGCGACCAGACGGCGGGCTTCGAGGGGGCGTTCCAGTCCTTCGCCGCCGACTGCGTCAAGCAGCCGGACTGCCCGCTGGGCACGACGTCCACCGCCGACGCGGCGGCCGAGCTGAAGCAGCTCTTCAAGGACCTGGACGCGAAGCCGATCCCGACCGGCGACGAGGACCGCAAGCTCGGCGAGTCCCTGGCGATCACCGGGGTGATCGCCGCGATGTACGACGAGGCGGCCTGGCCCCAGCTCCGCGAGGCGCTGGAGGGCGCCCGGCGCAGCGACGGCTCCGGGCTCCTCTCACTGGCCGACAGCTACTACGAGCGCGGCCCGGACGGCAACTACGCGAACCTGATGTTCGCCAACGCGGCCGTGAACTGCCTCGACCTCCCGCCCGCCTTCGACGGCCCCGACGCGGTGGAGAAGGCGGTCCCGGACTTCGAGAAGGCGTCCCCGGTCTTCGGCCGCGGCTTCGCCTGGGCCTCCCTGAACTGCGCCTACTGGCCCACCGAGGCCACCGGCACCCCTCACCGCACCGAGGCGAAGGGCGCCGCCCCGATCGTGGTGGTCGGCACCACCCGCGACCCGGCCACCCCCTACAAGTGGTCCCAGTCCCTCGCCGCCCAGCTCGACTCCGGCACCCTGCTCACCTACGACGGCGACGGCCACACGGCGTACGGCCGGGGCAGCGACTGCATCGACACGGCGATCAACACCTACCTCCTGGAGGGCACCCCGCCCCCGAACGGCAAGAAGTGCCGCTGA
- a CDS encoding nourseothricin peptide synthetase yields MQSAGVSFLEPFFGMARDDPDRPAVVDNGLVVGYGTLAGWARSVARSVAPRTAEPQPPVGIVTHHSARDVAAILGVLAAGRAYVPLEAGHPEARLAAVLTRLGCREAVATAESGWQPPVESVIRPRWALTDAPPAAGDGLPVAPRPEDPAYVLFTSGSTGDPKGVVVPHRAPAAVVPTLRTLYGIGPDACVLHFHGAGGDTSLEEILPTLTGGATLVLDDAAQEGFGRVVEEQGVSVAVLPTGFWNTLTGDLLHQGAGLPASLRTVVIGGEAVRADMLERWRLLGADGVRLLNTYGSTETALVTHAVLLAGPGAPPLPETGGDLPIGHPLPHVGQRVGPEGELYVSGPNLALGYHRAPATTAARFVEKDGRRWYRTGDLVEAAGDGALVFRGRSDHQVKIRGYRVDLLDVEELIGRCEGVAAVAASRVERAGHSTLAAFFVPLPDHGPGEVAADVRARLARTAPPHLVPSLIVPVEALERTHTGKVDRDATRDRHLDTSAAPR; encoded by the coding sequence ATGCAGTCCGCCGGAGTCTCCTTTCTTGAACCGTTCTTCGGAATGGCGCGCGACGATCCGGACCGCCCGGCCGTCGTCGACAACGGACTCGTCGTCGGATACGGCACCCTGGCCGGCTGGGCCCGGTCGGTGGCCCGGTCCGTCGCCCCGCGCACGGCGGAGCCGCAGCCGCCCGTGGGCATCGTCACCCACCACTCGGCCCGTGATGTGGCGGCGATCCTCGGGGTGCTGGCGGCAGGCCGGGCGTACGTCCCGCTGGAGGCGGGCCACCCCGAGGCCCGGCTGGCGGCGGTCCTGACCCGTCTCGGCTGCCGCGAAGCGGTGGCGACCGCCGAGTCCGGCTGGCAGCCCCCGGTGGAGAGCGTGATCCGTCCCCGCTGGGCACTCACGGACGCGCCGCCCGCCGCCGGGGACGGCCTGCCGGTGGCACCCCGCCCCGAGGACCCGGCGTACGTCCTGTTCACCTCCGGCTCGACCGGTGACCCCAAGGGCGTCGTGGTCCCGCACCGGGCCCCGGCGGCGGTCGTGCCGACCCTGCGCACCCTGTACGGCATCGGCCCGGACGCGTGCGTGCTGCACTTCCACGGCGCGGGCGGCGACACCAGCCTGGAGGAGATCCTGCCGACCCTGACCGGTGGCGCCACCCTCGTCCTGGACGACGCGGCCCAGGAGGGGTTCGGGCGGGTCGTGGAGGAGCAGGGGGTCTCGGTCGCGGTGCTGCCGACCGGGTTCTGGAACACCCTGACCGGCGACCTGCTCCACCAGGGCGCCGGGCTTCCCGCGTCGCTGCGGACGGTGGTGATCGGCGGGGAGGCGGTCCGCGCGGACATGCTGGAGCGCTGGCGGCTGCTGGGCGCCGACGGCGTACGGCTGCTCAACACCTACGGCTCCACCGAGACTGCGCTCGTCACCCACGCGGTTCTCCTCGCCGGGCCGGGCGCTCCCCCGCTGCCGGAGACCGGCGGCGACCTGCCCATCGGCCACCCGCTGCCGCACGTCGGCCAGCGAGTCGGCCCGGAGGGAGAGCTGTACGTCTCCGGCCCGAACCTGGCGCTCGGCTACCACCGCGCTCCGGCGACGACCGCGGCCCGTTTCGTGGAGAAGGACGGCCGCCGCTGGTACCGCACCGGCGACCTGGTGGAGGCGGCCGGGGACGGTGCGCTGGTGTTCCGGGGCCGCTCGGACCACCAGGTCAAGATCCGGGGCTACCGGGTGGACCTGCTCGACGTGGAGGAGCTGATCGGGCGCTGCGAGGGGGTGGCGGCGGTGGCCGCGTCCCGTGTGGAGCGGGCCGGACACAGCACGCTGGCCGCCTTCTTCGTCCCGCTGCCGGACCACGGCCCGGGCGAGGTCGCGGCGGACGTCCGCGCGCGGCTGGCGCGGACCGCTCCCCCGCACCTGGTGCCGAGCCTGATCGTGCCGGTGGAAGCGCTGGAGCGGACCCACACCGGCAAGGTGGACCGCGACGCGACCCGGGACCGGCACCTGGACACCTCGGCGGCCCCCCGATGA
- a CDS encoding N-acetyltransferase has translation MTTVDDTTYALRTARPEDAEAIEALDGSFTTSTVFRVEIAENGFTLRETPVDPPLTKVFPEDESDGDDEDGGPEDQDSPTFLALGADGSLAGFVSVSYAPWNRRLTIEDIEVAPGHRGRGVGRMLMARAEEFARERGAGQVWLEVTNINAPAIHAYRRMGFSLCGLDTSLYEFTSSAGEHALYMSKPCS, from the coding sequence ATGACCACAGTCGATGACACCACTTACGCTCTCCGTACCGCCCGCCCCGAGGACGCCGAGGCCATCGAGGCGCTGGACGGCTCCTTCACCACGAGCACCGTCTTCCGTGTGGAGATCGCCGAGAACGGGTTCACCCTGCGGGAGACCCCGGTGGACCCGCCTCTGACCAAGGTGTTCCCCGAGGACGAGTCCGACGGCGACGACGAGGACGGCGGCCCGGAGGACCAGGACAGCCCCACCTTCCTCGCCCTCGGCGCCGACGGGTCCCTGGCGGGCTTCGTCTCCGTCTCGTACGCGCCGTGGAACCGCCGCCTCACCATCGAGGACATCGAGGTCGCCCCCGGGCACCGGGGGCGCGGCGTCGGCAGGATGCTGATGGCCCGGGCGGAGGAGTTCGCCCGGGAGCGCGGCGCCGGGCAGGTCTGGCTGGAGGTCACCAACATCAACGCACCCGCCATCCACGCCTACCGGCGGATGGGCTTCTCCCTCTGCGGCCTCGACACGTCGCTCTACGAGTTCACCTCCTCGGCCGGGGAGCACGCTCTCTACATGAGCAAGCCCTGTTCCTGA
- a CDS encoding DNA polymerase III subunit delta' (catalyzes the DNA-template-directed extension of the 3'-end of a DNA strand; the delta' subunit seems to interact with the gamma subunit to transfer the beta subunit on the DNA) yields the protein MTVWDDLVGQDRVREQLAAAARDADALVTAVSDGKPQELEAQGSKMTHAWLFTGPPGSGRSTAARAFAAALQCTSPDRALGGEPGCGFCDGCHTSLIGTHADVQVIRTDLLSIGVKETRDLVRRAQLSPAVGRWQVIVMEDADRLTEGAGNVLLKAVEEPAPRTVWMLCAPSLEDVLPTIRSRCRHLTLGTPPVEAVADVLIRRDGVDPERAHSAARATQGHIGRARRLATDERARARRAAVLKVPLRVADVGGCLKAAQELIDTATDDAKQMAEEVDAKETEDLKAALGGVAGGRMPRGTAGAMKELEDKQKRRRTRTQRDSLDLALTELTGFYRDVLALQLGSRIAIANVDVQDSLDRIAESSTPAQTLRRIEAVIACRQAMDRNVAPLLAVEAMTMSLRSG from the coding sequence ATGACCGTATGGGACGACCTGGTCGGACAGGACCGAGTGAGGGAACAGCTCGCCGCCGCCGCCAGGGACGCCGATGCGCTGGTCACGGCCGTTTCCGACGGCAAGCCGCAGGAGCTCGAGGCGCAGGGCTCGAAGATGACGCATGCCTGGCTGTTCACCGGACCACCGGGTTCCGGGCGGTCCACCGCCGCCCGGGCCTTCGCCGCCGCGCTCCAGTGCACCAGCCCGGACCGGGCGCTGGGCGGGGAGCCGGGCTGCGGCTTCTGCGACGGCTGCCACACGAGCCTGATCGGTACGCACGCCGATGTCCAGGTGATCCGTACGGACCTGCTCTCCATCGGTGTGAAGGAGACCCGCGACCTGGTCCGCCGCGCCCAGCTCTCCCCGGCGGTCGGCCGGTGGCAGGTCATCGTCATGGAGGACGCGGACCGGCTCACCGAGGGCGCGGGCAACGTGCTGCTGAAGGCGGTGGAGGAGCCCGCGCCGCGTACGGTCTGGATGCTGTGCGCCCCGTCGCTCGAGGACGTGCTCCCCACGATCCGTTCCCGCTGCCGCCACCTGACCCTGGGCACCCCGCCGGTGGAGGCCGTGGCGGATGTGCTGATCCGCCGTGACGGCGTCGACCCCGAGCGGGCGCACTCCGCGGCGCGGGCCACCCAGGGCCACATCGGCCGGGCGCGCCGTCTGGCCACGGACGAGCGGGCGCGGGCGCGGCGGGCGGCGGTGCTCAAGGTCCCGCTGCGGGTCGCCGATGTCGGCGGCTGCCTCAAGGCGGCCCAGGAGCTGATCGACACGGCCACGGACGACGCCAAGCAGATGGCGGAGGAGGTGGACGCCAAGGAGACCGAGGACCTCAAGGCGGCGCTCGGCGGGGTCGCGGGCGGCCGGATGCCGCGCGGTACGGCGGGGGCGATGAAGGAGCTGGAGGACAAGCAGAAGCGCCGCAGGACGCGGACCCAGCGCGACAGCCTGGACCTGGCGCTGACCGAGCTCACCGGGTTCTACCGCGATGTGCTGGCGCTCCAGCTCGGTTCGCGGATCGCCATCGCCAATGTGGACGTACAGGACTCCCTGGACCGGATCGCGGAGTCGTCGACGCCCGCGCAGACGCTGCGCAGGATCGAGGCGGTGATCGCGTGCAGGCAGGCGATGGACCGCAATGTGGCGCCGCTGCTGGCGGTGGAGGCGATGACGATGTCGCTGAGATCGGGCTAG